DNA sequence from the Oncorhynchus keta strain PuntledgeMale-10-30-2019 chromosome 1, Oket_V2, whole genome shotgun sequence genome:
atgggagatccttccagaaggacaaccacctctgcagcactccaccaatcaggcctttatggtagagtggccagatggaagccactcttcagtaaaaggtacatgacagcctacttggtttgccaaaaggcacctaaatgagcgctcaggacctcagactggggcgaaggttcaccttccaacaggacaacgaccctaaacacacagccaagataatgcaggagtgtcttcgggacaagtctctgaatgtccttgagtggcccagccagagcccggacttgaacccgatcaatcatctctggagagacctgaaaatagctgtgcagcgacgctccccacctaacctgatagagcttgagagcgaaaaagaattggagaaactccccaaatacaggtgtgccaaggttgtagcatcatacccaagaagactccaagctgtaatcgctgccaaagggtctgagtacttatgtaaatgtgatatttccgtttttcattttaatgcatttgcaaacatttaaaaaatatatatgtttttgctttgtcatggggtattgtgtgtagattgatgggggactgtttaatcaattttagaataaggctgtaacgtagcaaaatgtggaaaaagtcaagggatctgaaaactttctgaatgcaccaaGCATACATCATTGAGTGGGGCAGGACTGTAGCCTGGTCTAATGAATGAGGTATGATGGTGCAGCATCACTTAGAATGCTGTTGCCTTGAAGAACACGTGTCCTCAAAAAGGTAAAATTGTGTTGTTGACTTGCCTAAATTGTGTTGCTGCCTAATATTCAATTTTATTGCGCTTTGGTATCCTCTGAATAGTGCACCACAGATTTATTGTTCTAGAATTGTCTAAATTAAGATGGCGATGCAGCTTGTGTGTGTTGTGGATGCTACATCCACTCTTCAGTGAAGACTGTTAAAAACATTTTCTATACTTTCATTTCTATTGGCCTTGTTATCTATTTGAATTAATTTCTATTGCTGTTGATAAATTAAGAGTAGTGGCTGTTAAACCAAACCCTATATGATACTAATCTATTTCTCCCCTGTCCCCTTCTTCCCTTCCACTCACCCACATTAATGCATCATCTCACCCACACTCCACCTGCACCCTCTTCTGTCATTCAATCTctcaccccaactcactcccccACTCCCCACACACTTTGCCCCTGCAGTCGCCATCTACCTGGGCATCAAAAAGCGGCAGAGCCCCGGACCCCCCGATGCGGCTGGGATGTGAGGGTGCGGAGCCCGCGGGACCCGGCAGAGGTGGTGCTGGCGCTGCGCGAGGCGGCCCAGGGCTGCGGCTGCCAGGTCCACCTGGCTGGGCCCTTCCTGCTCTCCTGCACCCACGGGGCGGCTGGCTCACGCGTGGCCTTCGAGGCTGATGTGTGCCAGCTGCCCGCAGGCCCCGCCGAGACCAGCGGCGTGCGCTTCAAACGGCTGTGGGGGGCGCCGCTCGCCTTCCGGGACATCGCCACAAAAGTGTCCAAGGAGCTGGAGCTCTGAGGGCGACAGGGGGTGGGGCAGAGGGCTTCTACACTGGACAGACTGACTGAGGGGGCGGGAGAAGGAGACGGGCAGAACCCGCTACCCCCACTGCCAACCTCGCCTCACCCCCGCCAAAGACCCGCTTCTGGTGCCACACTGACACACAGGCACGGATGGTCCGGGCCCGCCACTCACAGACCTATGACCTACAAACCCTGCTAAGGCACCTCAATATTATGTGAATCTACGGAGTCAAGCAGTTATTTTTTAATTCCATATTTGCAGATGAAAATATTTTTCGTCAATGTCGTTATGATTATATTTGTTGTCGTTCCTTTTTAACAGCTGCTATTTAAAAGTTTTTTTCATTTAGTTTTTCTTGTTTTCGCTTCAATGAGTGATTGACGCAGACTAAATGCATATTTAAGAAACAAGGGACCAGCCCTTTCCTAGACAGACCTCCAGgctatagagcaggggtgtcaaactcattttacCCTGGAGGCCGCATTCGGTCTTCAACGAGGTCCGGAGGGCTGCACTGAAAATGTGACATATTTCTTCGCAGTCAATTTTCCAAAAATAGTCCTCTACccatagttttttttaaatgattatgCTCTAGCTTTAGACTGCCTAGCTTTATTTGGGAGATTATTAAcaagctggacacagtcaataaactgtatgaatgtaggtcCATTATCTTATCATTTCTACACAGTTTCAATTTGGTTGTAGTTATTTTAAAGTATACCATTGTTCTGTTTTGTTTTACTGAAACCCGCGGGCCAGATTGGACCCCCTCACGCACCGAATCCTGCCCgtgggccgtatgtttgacacgcCTGCTATATAGGGAGACATGCAGAAATGCAGAGacggacaacaacaaaaacaatgcTGGAAAACAAAATGCCAGATTCTTCTGCCCATCCATCGCATCTGCTCAATTCTGTAAGGCCCCCTCTGCTACTCTCGTCAAGTTTCATTTTGTGTTTTGTATATACCGGTATGTTGGTTACCAATGAGCAAAGCTGTCTGACTTCAATGTCCAAAACAGAGTAGGCGATGACTGCTCTTCTGAGCCACTAACCCTTTGATTTTCTGCGTTTCAGCAGGTAATGTACACAGGCATTCTACACATTCTTCTGGGAGCACTTTTGATTTAGCAATATCACCTCTTCAATTGTATTTCCTCTTAAATGGTACAGCACATCCACCAGGCCAAGATTCCAAACATGATTTGATATAAGCGGTGTTTAGTATAATGTTGGGGAACATCATTTGTCACATTTCAAGGAATCTCAATGGATCACTTTTTTTGTATAAGATGACCCAAGATCGCGTAAAAAAAGAGAATTGGATCAACTCCTAATTTTCTGCTCAAAAAGAAAATAGTATCATTGATCACACAGACTAACAACTACAGCGATGCTTGTTGAATTGCATTCAGTATTTCAATTGGTCAGCAAAACAGGCGTTATGTAGCCGCTTCCCTTCTGGTAACCAATCAGCCTTCTGTATTCCTGAGTGACGTATGAGAGTGAGGTTGGTAGTTTAGAATGTGACCCTGGGTGACGTTGAAATCAACCCTGACACTCTTCTATAAATGAAGCACGCTCCCAAGCTCCTCACAATAGATCCAAGTCGGGTAGATAGTCAAGGCCTGAGTGAGTGACTGTTTGTCACTGGCTTTGGTTTGCACCAATAAACAGTAATGGTCCTTGTCGCCTGGCAGTGGGTCACAGCAGCAGACATGCCAGAACTTCATTCCCAGTTGGTGCAGTGAGCTGCAGTGGGCTCTTCTAAAGCCCTCAGAACCATGTTTCTATTTTCTCAGCTCAGACTGTTGGTGTCGCTGAATGTTCCTCAACCTTTCTTGTTTGCTGAAAGTCTGTCTGGTCTTTAAATGGCTCAAAGATTCATCAAGAGTGGATGTTCTCATTACAGAATGTGTTTGTCACTGTTCCAGTATGATGACATctctacagtatgtaacatcCCAGTTATATTCCGTAACCTGTGACACCCCTGACCATCTTCACCAGCCTGCCCACACTGGACTGCCTGCCCAACACAATCTTCAGTCGTTTTCAAACTCCACCATTTTCCACCTTATTCCTTTTGGCAAAATTTAAATTGCACACGTGTATGGCAGTATTACATAGTAATCCAGGACACTACTATGACTTCAGTTTGCCTGTTGCAAGGAATCATGGGAGTTTTTAGTTGCAACAGGTGGCCACAAATGTCTTAAAATGTGAAAGCTGTGATTTAGGGCAATTCTTTTGCAACTTTGCCCAAAATAGGACCTCTTGCCCAACAATTCCCATCTGTATTGCTAAAAGCTTAGGACCATGCTTCAAGAGTAGGAAGTCGTTGTGTGCGTTTGAAGCCGTCGCTGTTATCGATAAAACGGGGTGCAACTATGGAAATGACTGACCTGCAGTCCTGCATGTCTCCTGAGGAAAATTGTATGAAGCAAAAATAAATTTCTCCTTTCAAATTCTGACATTTTGGATCAAGTTTATTTTTGTTCTCAGTGGGTTTGATGTGGTGTCAATAGATGACAGATTGGTCATGTTATATGTTTGTTTATTGTACCATGGTTTTAGGGCGTTTACGAGGCTGCTGTAGCGTGTGCAcgtggtgtgggtgtgtgcccactgagtgtgtgcgagtgtgtatgTGGATGCACCGTGTGTTTTGAGACCATACATCAGACAGTGGGATTGATTAACTGGGCCTTGTTTTATTTGCTCAATACATTTTACAACCAAAACAATTATTTCAAGATGAGGTGCATACACAAAGTAATGGCCCATGGCACTAGACTATGTGATGGTACTTTTGATCCCAGGAAAGAGCGGAAGAGATGGAAAGTGACCATAGGAAGGAGAAAAGGAAATGATGAAGAGAAAGAATGAAGGATAGAAAAAAGTTGGATCAGAGTGAAGTGTTTTTAGGAAAAGTCCAGGGAGGCAGTCTCCTGCCCGCGTAACGACAAGGCTAGTCATTTTTATTGTACAAAAAACACTGAAGCACAAGTACCGCTTTACTTCTGGGCGGGGATCATGCCGTCGATGGCCTCTCCCTTCTCCAGCTTCTTCTCCATCTCCACCATGAGCTTGACGCCATCCACCACCATCTGCACCTGCTGCACCTCTGAGGAACCCAGACGATCAGCGTTGGAGATGTCGAAGATTCCACCCACGGAGGCCGTGTCCACACCACCTGCAGGCAAAGAGGTCAAAGGTGAATCTTCATAATCTTCTACACTGGTACTCAATGATGTACATGTCAGGTTAAATATGGCTTGGCTAGTCACCTCAGAAATCCATATGTAATGGCAATGTAATTACATTCTATGGACTATTGCATGAAGACTAAAGTGAGTTTGAGAGTAGCTCGTACCTGTGCCGCGCTTCTGCAGACGCAGCCTGGTCAGGATCTCCTCAAACTTGGCGTGTGTGCTCAGCTTGGGCAGCTTGACGTGCACGCCACCGCGCAGGCCAGTTCCCAGGTTGGAGGGGCAGGTCAGCACGTAGCCGAGATGCTCGTTCCACATGAAGCCATGGTTGTGCTTCTTGAAGACCTCCTCAATCTGCACAAGGTGGAGAAAGACATGAGACAAGAACGTTCCGGTGAGTGTGTTTTCAGGTGAGAACAGCCAACCGAAAGTGATGTGTGTTCGACTACTGACTATAAGAAAAGCCAGCTGCCATCGTTGTGAACGAGCAATAAATAGGTACTGACAGTGTGTCAGTCCTGTAGGCTCTGTGGCTAGCCTACCTTCTGCAGACCAACGCAGAAGCGTCTGAAGACCTCCTTCATGTTGCCTCCCTTCTCCATGGAGATGACACGAAGGTGATCCTCCTCGTTCACCCAGACCAAGAAGCTCTTGGCATCGTTGTGCCTTCAGAAAGGAGTACGTATTACATGACACACCACTATGATACACCGTgggacatactgtacatacattatCTGGTTTCACAAATGTTATTGTTTTGGTTCGGGTATTGGTATGGGCCTGTGTCCTGGGAACTTACCAGATTCCTCTTGCGTCTGGCCAGTCACGGGCCATACCAGCGGACAGCAGCAAGGGGGAGACGGGCTTGTCAAACAAGAAGTGGTCGGCGATCAGCTGATCCTGCTCGGCATCGGTCATGGCGTTCAGGGGGTAGTACTTTCCCTTGAACTCACCATCCAGTGTGgccagggctgaggggagagagacatgcaCATGAGATTGACATGGTCGTGCTCCAAGGCAGCACAGCTGACCCTGATTTATAGTGCTGATTTTACTGAGTGCTCAGACACTTACCCTCAATGGACAGTTTCTCAACCATTCTGCGCTCGCCACGGCTGTTGTGGGGGGGCAGGGTGTATCCCTTGATGCTGCGTCCGGTACGCACACGGCTGGACAGGACGTAGGCGGGGTCAAGATCATCACCTCCCTGCAAACGGGGAAATTAATGTTATTTCACTCTAGACATATAACTCATTCAAATGCTGTCTAGTCACCACAGTCCACTGCAGCCTTATATATTAGCTAAAAAAAATCAAGCTTGCAAAAGTATCAACGCCAATGTAGAAATGTGACTGTCATGGCCACTTTCTTTCTCACTCACCTTCAGGTTCTCGAAGTTCAGGTCGGTCTTGTGCTTGTCGGTGGGCTTGTAGCCTCCGTGACGGTCGGAGATGATGGGGTCGAACATATCCTTAAAGACTTCGTAGCACTCTTCATCACCAGCAACGCAGCCGACGGTCatgatgaaggggtgtcctgcaGACAGAAAGAGAATAAGTGAGAACTATTGCCACAGGAAAACTACATGTAACAGGCTAACAACAAAGTGCACTACCAACAAAGTGCATGAGCAACAGTCTCATTTTTCATGCCAATAGTGTATAAGTTAATATCACTAAGAATATTTTGCTTTGAGGTGCCCTTATCAGCCACCAATCAGAGCTGATCAGGACATGCATATCCTGTGACCTCACAGGGCCCTGACGggtcttcctgtgtgtgtgcttctgaGTCTTACCAGGGTTGTCCACACCGGTCTGGGTGCAGTCGTCCAGGGTGAAACCGGAGGGGGTAGACTTGCTCCTCAGCTTTTTGTACATGTCCTTGGTCAGCACCTTGGCCATGTGGTTGTTGTGCAGGGAGAGGTCTGGGAACTCCTCTTCTTCTGAGAATTTCATCTTATAGTCATTATGGCAGTTCTTCGTCATGATTGCAGCTCTCTTTTGTCCTGCTAAAAGGAGGGGGGGAAGAAGTGTGAATATATGTAGAATTATCTGGCACACAGTAACGAAAGCCCTCCCAACTAAATATTCAAGAATGGTGAAAGAAAAATATCTTGGTCCCTAGCAACAGAATTGTGCCACAATTTGTAAAAGAGAGCATGATGGGTTTTCAGAAAAATAATCACAAGGAACTGTCCTAGCAGTGGCCTAACAAAGCAACACATACCACTAAATTTACCATCTTTTGGGTTTTGTAGTATTGAGTCTCCTAGTGTCTTATCTATCAGTCTCCTGGCCCCCTCTAGCCACCGTCTCATAATTCCACAGAGTGACAGGGGTGTGATCTACGTGCTTTATGCACTTAGCAGCAGAAGGTATTTTTAGACCAGGCCATCCACCCTACACCCTCTTGCTGTGGCTATACTCTGACACTGGCATGCAAGCCACCTTCCCATTCCTTCAAGGGAAACACCATCACTGGAGCCTAGTCTGGCTACCCCCCAGTAGGCGGTACCAGAGAGTTCCAGACTGACTTGATTCATTCTCCGGTCATTAGCACAACTGACCTTCATATCGGAATGAATAGGATCGCAGAATAAAAACATCACAACTACAAACATGCTGAGGAACAATTGCAGACATTATAGAAATTCAATACTTCACATTGCATGTTTTTTTTCTGCAAAATATCTAAAATGACTCGGTGTCATCTATAGATCACCACTGGTAACAAATCAACCAGCTACTGTTCTGGGACTATCCTTCCTCTACAACAGCCGTTAGTGATCATTGCTGTTTTCAAACCAGTGCTCTCTTTTATGACCAAAAGTTTTAACAAAGTTACAGTTTGCACTCAAGAGGATGATGAGTAAAAACGCATAAGTAGTAATATATCTTCCATTTTAGGAAACACAGCAAAGAAAAGGAAGAGGGGTCCAATGCAAAAAACAAGAATAACCGATTTCAGGATTCCAAATGGTGCAGCGACAGAGAGGTTTCAATTGCCTAGTGTTTGTTTAAAATTCCTCTTCTTTTTGTGCTGTTTTTCAGGAGTTCTCCTGATTTCTACTTAAAGCCATTTTCCAGAAGCTCGCTGCCTAGTAGGTTTACCTGCACAGAAGAAAAGAAGGAGGTAATGTTCCTGGGATCCACCAAAGCCAATATAGAGGTTGCCCAACTTTGACAGGTGTTAAACCTTAGCTTATATACCCAGACCTTTGCACCCATAGGCTGGTTTGTCTCTGAATTCTCTCAATCGATTGGACAGCCACAACCCCCGATGTCCAGTTGAGTTTCTAAAAGGCAAGAACTTACATCACAACACCCGAGACGGTATAACAGCTGTGCCAACCCCCTGAATGGCAacgtccccctcctcctcttattaACTAGTTGAGGTGGAGGGGGTTGAAAGACACAGTTGAAGTAAAGCGACAGTTGTAAAAAAAACACTTTCTCCGTGGACACTTATGTAAGTGTTCACAATGAGAGATTGAGGTATCCTGGGGAACAAATAactactaaactcagcaaaaaaagaaaggtcCCTTTTTCAGATCCCTGTCTTTAAAATatcatttgtaaaaatcaaaataacttcacagatcttcagtGTAAAGGGTTTTTAAAcaatgtttcccatgcttgttcaatgaaccgtaaacaattaatgaacatgcaccttttGGAACAGCCGTTAAGAAATTAACAACtttcagacggtaggcaattaaggtcacagttatgaaaacttaggacactaaagaggcctttctgctgactctgaaaaacaccaaaaaaagagatgcccagggtccctactCATCTGCGTAAACGTGccgtaggcatgctgcaaggaggcatgaggactgcagatgtggccaggtcaataaattgcaatgtccgtactgtgagaagcCTAAGACAATGCAGTGGCTGcg
Encoded proteins:
- the LOC118384153 gene encoding creatine kinase M-type-like, with product MTKNCHNDYKMKFSEEEEFPDLSLHNNHMAKVLTKDMYKKLRSKSTPSGFTLDDCTQTGVDNPGHPFIMTVGCVAGDEECYEVFKDMFDPIISDRHGGYKPTDKHKTDLNFENLKGGDDLDPAYVLSSRVRTGRSIKGYTLPPHNSRGERRMVEKLSIEALATLDGEFKGKYYPLNAMTDAEQDQLIADHFLFDKPVSPLLLSAGMARDWPDARGIWHNDAKSFLVWVNEEDHLRVISMEKGGNMKEVFRRFCVGLQKIEEVFKKHNHGFMWNEHLGYVLTCPSNLGTGLRGGVHVKLPKLSTHAKFEEILTRLRLQKRGTGGVDTASVGGIFDISNADRLGSSEVQQVQMVVDGVKLMVEMEKKLEKGEAIDGMIPAQK